Sequence from the Numida meleagris isolate 19003 breed g44 Domestic line chromosome 2, NumMel1.0, whole genome shotgun sequence genome:
ATGCTTTTAATTATTGGAATGGTTGGAAATTGCCAACCAgagctttttggttttgatacACAATAGAAACATAGacatataaaaatgtaaaaatactgtttaatttatatttctattGCCTTAAAAAAGCTGCATTCATTTCAGAGGGTAATTCTCAAACTTATTTGCTACCCATACTGTAGGAAGCTCTGTGTGCTTTTATTACTTGTtaggttgtgggtttttttaccAAAAGAAATTCCATATTTTTGCAAGGTGATACTGCATAATATGCTTTCTCTTTAGCCACTGATACTTCAAACTAATGCTAACTAATTTAGTGCTGTCATGATTGGGAAATTATGAAGATAACATAAGGATGTGCAGTACTCCAACCAAATGTAATGACTCCTCTCATTTGCAGtccatttatttcttattaccaaatgaaaataaggaCTGGGTAGCCTTCAGTCATTCTATGGATTACTGTTAAACAGAGCTGGATTTCCTAACTAACtgctaaatgtttttttaacGCGCtctttctcatctgttttcaaaTGGCATTTGATAAAAATAGCTATTTTATATGTACTGCTAGTTATGCTGTTTATACTAATGTTCAAACAATAAGCCATGTCATGTTTAAAAATTACATCTTAGAAGTagtacagtatttttttaagtcctttactgagaaaaaaattacgTGAAGATGTACATTTTTAGACCTGATGTTCATACTTGTGCTTCAAAACACAATTACATGCAAACCCCGTTTTTCAGATGGCAAAGGGCTAAAAAATGACCTACACACATCTAGCTCATGGTCATGCAGCTAAGAGTGAGAATGTAAAAAAAGGATGTAAAACAGAATTCTGTTACACAGTACCAATTTAAATGAGGCTACTAATGAGTAATAACAACAAGGATTGTTTTAAGCCATCGACTTAATAATTCCTGACACTCTTACAAAAGTAAAGAATGAGTGTCATAAAAATCATcttgatatttttgttattgtttgttttcttcaggtaAAAGCAGAAGTGTTATGCTGAAACTGGTATCTTTAAAGGTAGAGCAGATGCATGACCTAAGTGGAATTTTATATTATTTGGGAAGAAGTTACTGAGTGAGTACTGAACAGTTGGGTAGATGAAAGCTGTTATACAGAGTCCTTACTCTAGTCTATGTCAACAGGAGATGACTGGAGCAAAGAACTAACTATGCAAAATAactctacctttttttttttttcttcttttgattaAAACAGTTAATTATCTTACTGCTCTTAACCTGGTGGGTAATTACAAAGACCTTAAAAACGAAGTACAACTAGGTGATACAAACTAGAATATACAGATGaatcattatttcttaaaagcaagTGTATCCTATCGATGTAACCAAAACAAACTGTACTcaggtaaatatttaaataaaaatatttattaatattacaGGTTAAAATGCATGAGAGCTCTTGCAGCTTTGCCAGTCCCTTTACTGTTAGCAATTCGTTGCTCCGTATCTCAAACTGGTGTCGCACTGAAGACAGTGAATTCCATTACTAGGATTGTATGATCCTGGGCTGCAGATAACTATATGGACACAAAAAATCAATGAATTTCAGTGGTATTAATACAGAACTGTTTACATTTGAAATGTCCGGAATACATCTTTGtctatttgaaaagaaaaagatcatttatttttccacagtatTCTGCTAGTTgatgaaagcagaatttgagCTATTTGGTTACAACTATCTCGAACTTACCTTCCTCAACTAACTTCAATTTGGCAATATAAGCCTTTGTTTAGGAAAGATCTTTAATGAACAGCATTAGTATTTAGTGTGCAAAGGTATTTAAGACTTTCCATCCTTTTACAGAGTCTGTGTTTAACTGGTTATTTGGTTTTGCCTAGCTTAAGAACTACTGCACAATCCTTCAGCAGGATTTTCAATATTTGGATTACCTTCATTTGTTGAGGCTGGCAGGATTCAGTTGGTTCTCAGTGGGCTGTTACTAGCTTGCCTAACATTTTTTGCCACTGCTATTGCCTGGAGAGGGTTTTAGAGGTCTTAGAAAACATAAGCAAGAGGGAGTCCTTTGCAGATGGCATATACACCTTGCATTTTTAGTACATTAATATAGACAAATCAAGATGGCTttacaggaaagagaaagctttACAAATAGGCATAAGCAAAAGCATCTACTGGTGTACCAGAGGAATAACTACATTATTTTTGTCAGAGATTATTGATACACTTCTAGGAAATAATTCAGATTCCTCCATTTATTTAATTGAAACAAGGTAGCCTTCTATTGCAACAGGATAAAAAGGTTGTTTCACTGTAGCACAATCTGCTACCTAGGGGACAGCATGAAAAGGAGAATGGAACTTTAACTAGGTGGCTTGTAGCTTACTTAAAGAGCTGCTGGAAACCAATGGATATACTTCTCTTAATCCTTTTCAATGACAGAAAACTCTGTTGTAAACCATCACTTTGAAGGTATTAGCATGACATGAAACTaagtattataaaaataatagaagataTAGAACAGGTAAAACTGAACATCTGCCTGTTTTGATGTATGAAAACTAGAGTAAGTTTTTGTTTAGGAATCATGCAGTagatatacattttttttttctccaagttcAAGGGCCTATGGCAtactctttccatttctgtcacATTCTTATTGAGATCAGAAGCATGGAAACATCTGTTTCCATATTCCAAAATAGAACTGGCGTATGCACGGGTAACACGATTATCTGAGGTTTGCGATGCATCTGTAGTGATACAGTATGGCTGGTGCTAACCTATGGCTGATGATTAAGAAATGCGTTataaatttttcagaaaggagaaaaagaatcaaactACTGAACAGCTGATCAGATTTCTATACTATGTAAAGATCTCATGAATGAACACATACATGGATGTAGAAGACAATACAACTTGAGGTGGTTTTACAGTGAAGACGAATACTTAATCAGTCTGAAAGCACCTGGTATGGCAGTACATGCAAATTTAATAAACTGCAGAAAACTACAACTAGAAGGGAAATTTTAAAAGGACTGCAGAATGATGCATAAAGGAGAAATAAGAGTTGGAGAGAAATTCGTAAAGGGATTGCTCTTGGACAaattttactaattttttttcactaacaAGATTATCTGACGAAGTTCTTAGCATCAAATAAAAGCACTAATGATGTAAAAGGCACCAGTTAGAGCTCACCTGAAACACCTTGCTAAATTCTAGTCATCTGTgtgcaagaaaattaaaatgggGCATGTGAGATGAAGGCTTGTCAAATGCAATATCTTATAAAAGCAGATACAAAGTGGTTGACTTGTTCTGACTATAaaataggagaagaaaaaaaattctgtaagtTAAAGGCCAGTCTCTATACTAGAGCAAGTAAATAGAAACTTTCCACGAATTACTTTAGATTAGAAGCTGGATCTTCTAAGTACAAAGTAACCAAGATCAGAACTTCCAAGTAGTTTTAAAATGGACCTTAAATCTCTTAACTGAATGACATGACCTGGTTTCTGCAACTGCAAGGGAAAATAGCAGACCACCCAAGAAGTTGAACTCTGCTTCATGGAAATATATTTATCAAATGCTTCCATAAGTGCATGCATGTTTCACCCCCAAAAAATCAACAACTAGTCACAGTGAGTATGACTAGCCATATATGTAAGATACACAAAGCATCTCACATTAGCGTGGTCTTTTGAGAACTACTCATGAAATTTGAGACATTGAAAAGACATGTGGAGAACTTATAGTGGATAGTAGTAATGCTGTGCAGAGGCCATACCCAAAACATGACACAAAAGACTGACCTTTATTTCAATGAAGGCAgtatcagaaagagaaaatggctGGAATCTTCTAGGATACACAAAAGCTGTTGCTAAGACAGAGTTGACAGAATTGTTTCTAGATTTGCCGACACATAACAAGAAGTAACAGGTACAAACAAAATCAAGGGAAACTACCCAATGGTAAGGATTTTGAGTACTGAGTTACATGTCCTTAGGAGTCTGTGAAGTCTGTCCTTAAAGGTTTTTAAGATCATTAAGGACACATCCATCAGGAAAAACTGAAGCTTATATCTTGTTTTGAGGCAGAATGATGAACTGCTATATAGCAGAGGACTCTTTCAGCTATATTGCCTACAGTACAGTGTTTGGGATTCTGGCAAAGGGAAAGATTAATTATACGAAGAGgttaatgaaagagaagaatgtatGTCTGAGAATACTGACAGAATGACATCTGCAGCTATGGGAAGTAGTACGCAGACATGTTTCAGGATTACCTGTTTCAGACTCTTAGATACTTCAGATGTGAAATCTTGCCTCCATATCTACCAAAGATGCATCTATTATGAACAGCTGAATTGTAATCAGCTTCTTGGATTGACAGTGGTGTAGAGCAGTGTAACATTTCTGTCTAGAGCAGGAGAAATATAAGATGGTGGCAGCTAAAAcaacagtattatttttcactACTGATATGAAATGGCAATTAGAGAGAGCTAAgacaaaaattgttttgaagaaaaaaggaatatgAATTAGTTTAGAATGGACTAAGATACTGCAGGGTGGaagaccaaaacaaaacaacggTCTTTACAGAACAGATCATCCTAAAAGAAGATATGCTTTTATAATCTTGATTTTCAAGTATCTTTTCTTGAAGTCATGTGCATTGATACTTTGTATTGAAATAAATGCACTAAATTTGGTATGTATCTTGTCCTTGAAATTATGTCTTTCTCATAAAGAcaacaaatgggaaaaaacaaTTGCATCTGGAAACATTTCCTATGTCCTGCAATTTTAGAATTGtcctgttttctattttctcccatatttttaatacttattttttaaagtgtagtCCATTCTGTTAACAGTCTTTGATAAGTAATCCAGTGTTTCTTTCACCAACTCTAGCTCAGTAAAGAATTATCTGTGTAAAAAGCTTGACTACAGATTTATACTCTACGCATCTGCCTCCTGATGTTCCTTTCAGACTTCAGTCTTAGTATATGGGAATCATatgaatgactttttttcctggcagAAATACTATCTGGCAAAGCcatttaaaacataaatcaaAAAAGTCTTAGAAAAGTTCTACCCAAGTACTAACCTGAGCTAGTACTGTTTACCCTAACAGGAACATTTTAACACTATTTAATGCTTGTAAGATAAATGAATTTTGTCACTTACCACAACACTCTGGGCAGTCTGGATGCCTTACAGCACTCACTCCATATCCTGGATAGCAACTATCAACCCACACCATTTGCAGTGTACCTTCAACGTAGTATATTTCAGGCAACGGTTCAGaacttttcttcctaatttccACCTCTTGCTTAAAAAATCTCTCTATGAGGTGCTTTGCCTAAAttgaaacaaataattattttttcagaatcaCTGACGCAAAGAGGTCAAAACAGAAGATAAGACCAAGGAACGTGGGTGTGAGTTGAGATTAAGATTTAAAGGTCGTATTTCTAAATCTTTTGATTGTAGCAGGTAGATGGAATGGAAACAGGAAGGTAATCTGATATTCTTTGAtatgctgtttttaatttagataaACCTTGCTCAATTAACGCAATATCTCTAAATGTGTTCAGGATTATATAAATACAACCATTAAAGCTAATCCAGCTTCAACTAAAGCTGGATTATAGCACTAAAGCAGGATTATAGCATTAAAGCTATCCTGCATTAGATATCTGTAGCTCATCAATAGTTCTGCAGCTTTCCCTCCTATACCGGTACTATTATTTAAGTCCAATTATATTTCATACTTTCCAACCATATTAAATATCTCTGttcaataaaaagaaagtaccacacacacaaaaaaaaaaaatacacacacaaattttaaaaaaatggcaaaaccGAATGTATTTATACATTCTTATTTTGATCTTCTTGTCTGCATGAAAAAGATAACCTTGACCATGAGCTTTCCCacaaatgtatctttttttccattggacAGGATGGAAACTGTTTAATGAGTACTATATATTTTAGATTCCTTTGCCCCTCCAGTTGAATCCCAAAGCATGATGTACATACCTGATATTTCTTGACAATGGATGTAAAATAGTAGATGCTTCAGAACAGTATTCAAAACCAACACTATATTGAACAGAGAGAGCATCTACGATCACCATACTGTGAGGGAGCTGCTTAGAGCTAGGCCACAGAAAAAATGCCAAGGTCACAAGTGTCTTGAGCTTTCCCTTTCAAGTCCCTACAGTACTTCAGTCCAGGTTGCAAAGTAGTATATTCATGTTCCACATTTTCCTAGGAGGTGCTCCCCTCCTAGGGGAGAAGGCATATCTTCCTCctgtccttcctttctttttttccttcacctttTAAGAATCTCTGAATCAAAGTTAACCTGATAAGCGAAAGTTTGACTTCTCTTTCCCTACTGTGAGAGCCAAAATCTTCAAGCAGCTAATATTTTagcagatcatagaatcattctgAAGTGATGGAAAGGCATGCCATTGCAAAAATAGCATGTTTAATATTTGCAAGATGTGTCCAAAGGTTCCCAATTGTCCTGCTACTCTTCGTATTCTTAAAATACTTCCCTTAATGCAAACTGATAGTGTGATCTGCCTAATCCATATGGGCAACTGAATATTGGCAATTTTAATtggattttatatatatatagtttaaTTTAGAACAACTAAAACTTTTATATTGGTTTATTTACTAACCAAactatgttttatattttatgctGATATTATACTATATGTGTAGTCTATTATGTTAGTTCAAATTTTATTCCTCTATCTACTTTACCTTGTGTAATCTATGAGATGCATCACAACCACTTTGCGGACATagtctgttgttttctgtgtctAAGCAAGCAACTGTAACAAAATACAATCTGTTTACAGAAGAACAAAGTCAATGAAATCACCATTTCTATTTACTTGTTTAAGATTCTGATCATCTCTGAGGCAAGTGTTTGggaatttcacatttcagatgTCTGGCTTgcaacattgaaaaaaaatttgtaCTCCTACAGATATTATCAATATGTCTATTTAAGTATATTGCAAATACTTAACTATTTCATGggaaatcttttttatttgtaaattctGATGGCAAGGAAATATGTAATCCTGGAAGTTTCCCAGACATATAGATATCCAAATCCTctcaaaagtaaaataaaataaaataaaataaaataaaataaaataaaataaaataaaataaaataaaataaaataaaataaaataaaataaaataaaataaaagcaaagcactgaTAATACTGAAGTTATTCTTGAGAGAAAACTCGAGTCCATTGCTTGAACTGTCAGAAGCTTGAACTGTTAGGATTCCTGGCTGACCGTTTCaaaatctgtctttttaaaaCCATAATGATATCTAGGTAAATAGAGAGTAgcttattatattttattttattttaaagatttcccAATTTCCCCTACTGATCTCTTCCTGTGCCCACATCTCAGTTCCACATACTCACCCACTCAACCCCTTCCATCCTCATACGAATCTCTATGAGATACTGAACCAAAGGAAAACTTCAAGTATGGattgaaggaaaaatgtagTTACATTTTAGTAATCCATTTCCATAAGACTACATTCTTCATCAACTATTACTAGCATGGTATGGTAAAGGCCTGAGACATGCTCAAGAAGCTGCTGGCCTACTCTCCAGAACTGGCACTTGATTAATCCCCCATAATAAGAACAACATTGTCTGTTAAGATGTTAATTTCACTTCTTATAAGCTTTACCTATCTTTGTCATATAAGTAATTCTGAAACACCAAAAGCTGCTTAGAAATCAAAAAGTACTGATACCTCACGGTGCTGAAGAATGTGTAGCTTACCACTGGGTTGTATCAAAGTTTCTCTAAATCTCTAACTGCAGAATTTCTCCTCCTTGATTGTAGAAAAGCTTCAAAGTATTGCttaaacattttataaagaCTGCACATTGGCTAAATCTCACTTATGTCATCTCAACAAACCTAGAATTAACTTAAACTAGCGACACTCTTCACGTCAGTGCTATCCACTACAAATACCATCTCCAGAGAAACACAACTAATAGTTTCACTGTTTTGTAAAGTGGAAAGTGGAAAACAAAGTGCAATTGATATACTTTGTTCGGAAAGGGATATTTTCAAACTGCATATCTTGCTATATAGTGACTAATGTAATAATATATATGAAGACAATGGCCGTTTTAGAgctgaagtaattaaaaacagtaagCTTAAGAAAACTTTATATGTGTTCTTACTCATATTCAGCTCAGCTATTGCAAACTAGATATCGCTTTTAATAACAAAGTTTTCAAGTGAACTACACATATACTGGGACTGCATTACTTGTTATTTCATTACTCATTCACAGCATAATGGATCTAGGTCTTTTTTTCATATGGTTTCAATGTTCAGAAGGAATACTCTGAAAACAATTATCAATAAAATAATATCTCCTTTGGACTGACACAACATTAAGATTTCTGGCTTCCGTAGCTGATGTATTTAGTGAACAGCTGTTAATagaaacattttatgaaaattaatgtATGTACTGGTGAAAAAGTATTTGTTGTACATTAATTTTATGAGAGGATGGTAAGTAACTGAGATACTATGAGGTCATTTATGTATAAATGCACTTGAGTGTCAGATATAATATATCAGATGTAATGTTTTGTAATTATTACAATATATAATGACACTCAGTAAGAACACTTAAATACCCATAACTTAGTGACATCTGACAAAGCTACctaattatttgcttttaatcGTAActaaaggaaactgaaaataccGAAGTCAACCCAGTATTTTTGCAAATCAGTTTTAATCAGGCCTCCTTTACACTccttttttttagaaaaaaatggaaaaatattaaatttcccTCTTTTACTGTTGCCACTTAAAGAAGGAACTGTACTGAGATTCATCTCATTTAACTCCAAACCACATCCATAGAGAGATTTATAGATCCGTAATTGTTGACAAGAGGAAGGTCATCTAGGGAGTTATGAAATACAATGCATAACTTTTATTCCCATGATAGTGTGCAACAAGGAACATGATAAAAGTTTTatgatagaaaataaaacatgttgATCTATGTACAGCTATAAAAAGTTGTGAACTCTTatgaaataatgtaaaagaCACACTTTTGAGTAGATCAGCTCTCTTTTTCTACTGACATCAACTTCATATGCAATACCTTGAAGCATTTCTACAATCAAAcaacatataaatacatataatacTTTCTGCATATAAGCAGTAAGTTCCATTAGCTATAAATATCTAAGCATTCTCTAAATCCAAGACATATTTTTAcctgaaaatgtaaagaatatttcattctgtaggcctcctttctgcatttttacatGGTGGCATTCTGACTTAATTAATGTAACCTCACATGAAAGGTCAGCAACAAGCTTCCTTAGTATCTGAAGCAACATATTCCCGAAAGAAGTATTATGAAAACTATTGCAGGGGGCTGCGTGATACTGGACTGTCAGTTCATAGTAATACTGAGGATCAGAataagctgcaggaaaaaatgcaacagatgATGaggaaaatgtatgaaaaaatgAGTTATTCACATATTTGAAAATCATGTTGTCAGTTTAAATccttaatttataaataaaattaatttgaacTAATTTGAACtaatttttaatgataaaataatGTATGCGGGGCTAGTCAGAAACACTTAAGGGACTTGTGCAAGTCCATATTCTTAGTTATGTCCACAGGTTACTTACTGTTTAatacaggttgttttttttaaaaaccaacaGTAAACTACAGTAGAAGCATCAAGGATATGAAAGCTAAGGTTAAGAAGCATGTTAGAAAATATCCTGTAGTATGCGGTGTAATATTTCAACTCAAACATTATCATCACTTATAGTAGTGTATTTTACACTTCTTAGTCAACTATcacaaaaaagtattttaaaggaTGTAAAAACTGAATAGAAATTCCTTCTCTATTAATGTAAGTACCTCAACAAGCTACCATACAGATATGAAATTTACTTTTAAGGAATAATCAGCTAATTAAACTTTACTGTGAAGTTATATGCACACGTGGGCATCTTTCACAAATATAATGTAACATAAAATGCATGGTATTAGTTATTTCACAATAACCACTCTACTTACCCAAATCTTAATATCAGCTAGACATTAATAGAATGCTAAATAGgaaacagaagtaaaagaaTGAAGAACAGGGGTCATGGTGTGggtagaaacacagaaataaggaGGGAGGttagcagagaagaaaaatgaaggaatagAAACCAAaccagctgaaagaaaaaaaaaaatgtaaatcataaaattataaaatggtctgggttggaagAAACTTTAAATATATAGTTCCAAGCCTgctgccataggcagggacacattccaccagaccaggttgcccagggccccatccaacctggccctgaacacttccagggatggggcatccacagcttctctgggcaacctgtttcagtgcctcaccacccttgccctgtgtaaagaatttcttcctgttttagtttaaaaccattaccctttgtcctatcactgcactCCCTGATAGagagtccctctccagctttcctgcaggccccgTTAAACACTGGGAGTATAGCATCAAAACATCAAGAATATGACATCCAATTAAGACAGCTCATTAGAGTCTCCACgctgatttttcttctcccatttcctttcccttgctgCTGCATATTCTGGATTTTGAATTTGGTATGCTAGTATATAGATGGGATCCTTACTGAAAAATGTAAGATTGCATTACTGAAAACTGTAAACTTTTCCATCAAAATTGCTtgaaagaaatttc
This genomic interval carries:
- the ZPBP gene encoding zona pellucida-binding protein 1 isoform X2, which gives rise to MAAAGQRPTPCACWASSCSASSSSCYRRPRQVAVEGDAGELKGYFPQKRAGNTEERGVSPFCTPEERCACALAVQCSRSAESRSNSLKIVGSVLYPVKVYVKLDHSSPHILCVTNHLRNSELIDPVFRWNGPGGYLSSENSSVEISPTGTLILSHFSSDLSGVYTCSLVYKLIAAQPDKRLTIKYLIYAYSDPQYYYELTVQYHAAPCNSFHNTSFGNMLLQILRKLVADLSCEVTLIKSECHHVKMQKGGLQNEIFFTFSVACLDTENNRLCPQSGCDASHRLHKAKHLIERFFKQEVEIRKKSSEPLPEIYYVEGTLQMVWVDSCYPGYGVSAVRHPDCPECCVICSPGSYNPSNGIHCLQCDTSLRYGATNC
- the ZPBP gene encoding zona pellucida-binding protein 1 isoform X3, whose product is MAAAGQRPTPCACWASSCSASSSSCYRRPRQKNEIVVFMQLFSLLTVQCSRSAESRSNSLKIVGSVLYPVKVYVKLDHSSPHILCVTNHLRNSELIDPVFRWNGPGGYLSSENSSVEISPTGTLILSHFSSDLSGVYTCSLVYKLIAAQPDKRLTIKYLIYAYSDPQYYYELTVQYHAAPCNSFHNTSFGNMLLQILRKLVADLSCEVTLIKSECHHVKMQKGGLQNEIFFTFSVACLDTENNRLCPQSGCDASHRLHKAKHLIERFFKQEVEIRKKSSEPLPEIYYVEGTLQMVWVDSCYPGYGVSAVRHPDCPECCVICSPGSYNPSNGIHCLQCDTSLRYGATNC
- the ZPBP gene encoding zona pellucida-binding protein 1 isoform X5, encoding MAVKRAARGGTHGRRRATADAMRVLGLLLLGLLLVLLQAAPAVQCSRSAESRSNSLKIVGSVLYPVKVYVKLDHSSPHILCVTNHLRNSELIDPVFRWNGPGGYLSSENSSVEISPTGTLILSHFSSDLSGVYTCSLVYKLIAAQPDKRLTIKYLIYAYSDPQYYYELTVQYHAAPCNSFHNTSFGNMLLQILRKLVADLSCEVTLIKSECHHVKMQKGGLQNEIFFTFSVACLDTENNRLCPQSGCDASHRLHKAKHLIERFFKQEVEIRKKSSEPLPEIYYVEGTLQMVWVDSCYPGYGVSAVRHPDCPECCVICSPGSYNPSNGIHCLQCDTSLRYGATNC
- the ZPBP gene encoding zona pellucida-binding protein 1 isoform X4; its protein translation is MLRVQCSRSAESRSNSLKIVGSVLYPVKVYVKLDHSSPHILCVTNHLRNSELIDPVFRWNGPGGYLSSENSSVEISPTGTLILSHFSSDLSGVYTCSLVYKLIAAQPDKRLTIKYLIYAYSDPQYYYELTVQYHAAPCNSFHNTSFGNMLLQILRKLVADLSCEVTLIKSECHHVKMQKGGLQNEIFFTFSVACLDTENNRLCPQSGCDASHRLHKAKHLIERFFKQEVEIRKKSSEPLPEIYYVEGTLQMVWVDSCYPGYGVSAVRHPDCPECCVICSPGSYNPSNGIHCLQCDTSLRYGATNC